Genomic window (Macaca thibetana thibetana isolate TM-01 chromosome 6, ASM2454274v1, whole genome shotgun sequence):
tattttttgGTTTCACACAAATTTTAAGATTATTCTGTTTCTGACAGGGACTAGACTCTTAAAATGGAGCCATGCTCCAGTTGCCTAAGACTCAGGGGGTGCATAGAATCCAGCAAGAGCACCCTTTCTAGAGCAATGCCATTGCACGAACTTCAGGGAGCTCCCTGTGCCAGTCTTGGGGCCAATGGGGTTCAAGAACTCCCCCAcagttaggattacaggagtctGCAGCAAGAATGTGGACACCTAGGGATCTCTCACTTACCCCGACTCTACACTGAGGAGCCTCTCCAGGCTTCTGGTTGATCCTAGCAAGGCTGTccacctctcctccctctcctcaggtGTTTCCGGTCACTTCTCTGCTGAACTCTAGCATTCTCTTTTAGACGATTTATTTAAAGTGTGATTACCTACTcactattttggttcttctttgtggAGAAGTGTCCTGTgtctctagtcagccatcttcaAAAGCCTCCAAAAAAAGGAGTATCTATGTACCACACATCACTAGCCCAGGAAGAGATCAAAAGTAAAAGTATGTCGAAATTGCAATAGTTTTGCACCACTGTAAAATCTAAACTTAAGTCAGGGACCATATCAGACAATTTTCTGACTCTATAACAGTGTGAAAGCAATATGTATTCAGTAAAAACtatacttcaaattttgaattcTTGGGCTAGCAATTCTATTTTCCTGGGCTAGCAATATGTATGATATTCTCTCGTGATGCTGGGCAATGGCAGCTAGCTATAGCTTCCAGTCAGTCATGTGATCACAAGGGTAAACAACTGATTCTCTAGAGTGTACTCTATTTTTGACCTAGGATATTTTCAATTTGCAAcaggtttatcaggatgtaaggccattgtaagttgaggagcatctgtgtTTCTTTCGCCTGACTCTACCTCTCAAATCAAAATATTATCACTTTAAAAACTCTTCAGGTGTAATAATTCATGCCATACATTactgaaaaacatatttaagataGTATGTTCTATACCTTATAGGGAGCCAGAATTCTCTGCCTGAACTTTTCAACTGTTTCTTGACCCATAGAAGACCACGTATTGACAAATGCTTCAGCTTTGTCTTGTCTAAGATGAATGTTCTCTAATTGCTGCTGCAAAGCTGCTGGCTTCACATTGTGATATACTgcctattaaaaagaaaaaaaaattacatatgtcCCTCATCTTCATACAGAAACCTTAAACTATAATaagtacaaaattatttttaaatgacttaagtcaaaaaaaaaaaaaaaacctcatggtCCTATTACagacatttttggttattttacaaataataaaatacatgaccAAGAGCTGGAAGATTCAAGATTAAATGGCCTAAATTAttcaagatgattttttttttcatttttgcctatGCTTTAAGTAATCCTAAATCCACTTAATAACCAAAAAACTTCTTCTTTGCTTTGGCTATGTAAATAGTACCCTAAttaagatttcatttatttcacttaatcatTTCAAATAAGTATACAACAGTTTTGTTTCCCaactaacaattttttttccaagaagcaCTTTCTCAAAATTACCTTATCTATCAATTTTCTACAGGCTATATAATTAAAAGttgtaaaaaattttaacagtgaTGCCAGTTCTGTTCCTTACATTATTCTGGAACACCATGCTATGCTGTCCTACTCAATGATCCTTTTCTCTTACTGAACACCCACCAAAAATTAGAACCGCATTTATCTTTGTGATCTATAATGTATGTAGGGCTGTAGTAGATAACTGCCAGCTTGTCCTCTTAATATGTTCATTAAAATGCTCATGAAGTTACAAAactatttaaacttttatttcacaaatattatttttaatcaaccAACAAGAATTTATGAGGATCTATTTTAAGCCCACCAATGTGTTAGGCTTATATAAGATACACAAAAATATGATCCTGCTCCCCACAAATTAGAATCTGGTGAAGGAGGCATAACTAACACATATGAACTGCTGAAAGACTAACAGTGTGCTCTACTGTGATGAgccaaggatttttaaaaatccaaataaaggAAGACTGAAAGTATAAGGGGTCACAGCTCAAGTAAAGGAGATGAGCCTTGAATAGCAGCTTAAATCATGAAGTGAATTTAGATGAGAAAAAGGGATGCAGAAGGCAGCTTAGTAGCACATAACATGACAATACTTCTTTTCTAAATGTCTGTCTTACCAGCCTAGTCAATACATCCCCCAAATCATTTAATATCTTAAGTAAAATACGTCCATTTTTCCATTATACCAAGTACTAACAAATTAAAATCTTTCATAACTGTCTCAAATCAATGAAGTCTcaattcatattttcaaatactttataaTATTCAGGTATTTTTACATTGAAATTGTTAACTAAAATATATTCACAGCTTCCATCTTgcatactttttaattaaaaaaacagaatgttaAAGATATCATAACAATACAAATATGTAGTAAACAAATCATGGTTAGAAAATTTGAGGCAACAAAAATACCTGttctaaaataaatgatattgTTTCAAGAACTAGGTGAAGATCTTGTTTCTCTAGAGAAAATGCCACTTgaagtttttcttcctcttcttcactgAAACTGCTCTCAGCCTATAACACAAATAGCAATCTATTAGCACATATTCAGACATTCAAAATTCATACTTGACAGAAGATTCATTTATTCGTATATGAGATGAGAACTTTAAAGGAAAATACATGGTGAAAAGAAATTGATGTGCatgtaaatttataaaatgtatgatGCTCATTTCTAGACctttgtaaacaaaataaattagattaAACAAATATCTTGCGGTGACTCAGAGCCCTGTGCTAAGGGGCTCATGTATCCTAAAGAACTGCTGAGATACATGGATGATTTTTAACTAGAGCAAAAACAAATCTAAGACTTCTGTCCTTTTATGTTTCTTGGGTCTGATTGTCATAACTCTTCCATTTCATCTCATGATCAGCAGTCATTTCTTAAAGCTGCCTACATGCCCCATGACAGCATCTTCAAACCAACCCCCAGTTTGCTATTTTTAGTGTGCCATGGTCAGGAACCCAGAGAACTGACCTCTCAAAACTAGATATACAGCACTGTTACCTCAACAGGCTTCGTGTGAGGGCCTCAAAGTCTCTCCTATGAAGCCAAATACATGAGTTTTTTTATTGCATGAGCTGTGACAGTTATTTTTGAAGTGCAAAGGCCACGAATGTTTATTTCTAAGTTCCCAGCTATGGAAGTTCATCTGACTTCCATTAGTATTTCCCAATGCAAACTGCTGGCACGCTGAGTGAGACAATTCTTTGTGCAGGACTGCCCTAAAcactgcaaaatatatatattttttgagacggagtctcgctctgtcacccaggctggactgcagcggtgcaatctcggctcactgcaagctccacctcccgggttcacgccattctcctgcctcagcctcccaagtagctgggactacaggcacctgctaccacgccgggctaattttttgtatttttagagatggggtttcaccatgttagccaggatggtctcgatctcctcacctcatgatccgcccatctcggcctcccaaagtgctgggattacaggcgtgagccactgcgcccggccaacactgcaaaatatttctaaagtCCCTGGACATTAAATACCAGCAGCAGCCTCCACACATTgtaacaaacaaagaaacaaaatatccatgtatttgtatatgccaggatgagccaggaataTGGCCAAAGAGGACTCCCAGATCCATAATCTGGCATGCCCACATTCTATACCTAAGTTGTCTTTGTTCCCTCATACTGATTCCTACTCGGGATTCCAAGGAATCAGTCTAGACAAAAACATATCTTCTGCCCATAAACAGATCAAACTTGGTAAAATAAAAGTACCAGTAGAGGCGCAACAAAATCCCAAAACCTCTTCaccaatctgcctgcctcagtttcaCTATTCTAAGAATTCTGCCTCAAGGCAAAGGCCAACTTGATGAAGTCGGGGCACATAAAAGAAAGTTGGCAGATCCTGAAATGCAGTGCAAACTTGACTGAAGAGCCCTTATCAAAATAGGAGCCCTTCTAAAAGATGATCCCCTGCAACTgtacaggagaaaaacaattaCACCTTTCCTGACATTTTCTTAGCAGGCAAGTATTCACATAcatgtttctttatttaaaagtacCTGGACATTAAATGCCAGCAGGACCAGTAACTTCACTTTTCAACAAGCACCTCTATTCCTCTCCACTCCCCTACCTCTGATGACAAAGCATTCAAGCTCCTCCGTGGAATTCTTCAGCCACTCAGTTAACTCTAAGATAGATACTAACTCATTCTCAACTCCATACATGACTGAGAATGTCAAAGACAAACATCACAATTTTCTGTGCAAGTGCTCCATTCTCCCTCAGTGCGAAGAACAAAAGATGTGTGTAAGAGTTTCTTGTCCCATATTGTTACACACAAGCAAGCACCCACCAGCTCAAGAAATAAAGCAGAATATCTGTATAGCCCACATCATTCGCTTTTGGGCCAATTTATGAAATGTTCTATACCCTTTCTTGAGGTTTCGTGTAATAAGGGACAGAGTTACGGAGCCAAGCTGCCTTACtagctagctgtgtgaccttgggaaagttacttaaccaatctctgtctctatctTGGTTACCTCATAGATAAAATGAAGATGACCAGAGATGACCACAGTACCTACTTTTTCAAGTTGCCGTAAGGATTAGATGAGCTAGTAACACAAAGCCATTAGCATCACACCAGTGAAAAAGAAACCAATGTAACTTTATGAATAGCAAATACCACAGAATGTTGCTGCTATCATTGcagtttctcctttctctccatcCACATCACAAATTCCTTAGAAAAAGGAATATATTATAGAAGACTgaggtttgttttgtgttttccacagcaaggaaaataattaactctaagaatatttactgagtgccaactATACTAGTAGCAATGTATTAGGAATGGGAACtataaagatgagtaagacataaTCCTCAAGATATTTAAAACCAGAGGAAGACCCATTAATAGGTTTAAGGGATTTGGTTGCCTTCTAATCATGAAACAAATACTTATGAGGCAGTACTAAAATTAGGTGAGAATGAATTAAAgcacagaagaaagaacaaattgcTGAGCCTGAGAGTGTGAAATCCTTGAAGGATGAACAGGTACTCAGTAAAGAGAAGAAGGCCATTTATAGGCAAGGGAAAGAATATATGCATAGATACATTGCTGAAAAAGTTCATGGCATGTTGTAGTAAATAGGCACCATCCAGTGTAACTGGAGCACTTACAAAATGAGACTGTAGACTGCAACCATATTATAATGGGACTTGTACACAACGTTAagcattttaaacttttctccATGGGGCAATGGATAGTCACTGATGGTTTTGAACACTGTGAAAATTATAATCCACCTttgttttagggaaaaaaaaattagaaagtaattTACATAGTATTATGAAGCAGTAGAAAACAAGAAGACTATAGGCAGGGAAATCAGTTTGAAGGTAACTATTGTCATCTAAAAAACAGGTAATAAGGATTTGACCTAGAATTGTGAGAACTTGGATTTGAAAGACACTTCAAAGGGGAAAGGCATGGTTTTGAGGCTGGCTCTTGGcgaggaaaaagaagaggaaagagtaaGAGTCCTGGTTCTCAGGATGATGATACCCGGCACTGCATAGAGCAGTTAGTGTGTGCTCCATAAATACGTCAGATGGAATCAAATTTTTATAACTTGATAAATTAACTTGGATTGGGCCAGGTAGAGAATTACAAAGCATTCGCATGTCCAAAACAACCATAcccttaaaataaaagtgaaagaagaacaaaattaacTGAAAGATTAAATACTAGTtgatagaaaaaaacacagaattatttttaagggGAAAAATCAAACCAAGACAGAATTTTTCCCTAAAGTAGATTTTGTAGAACATTAGTCCCAAAATACATACCAAAATAAAACAGATCCAAGGTCAAAACACATTTGGAAAATGTTACCTGCCATAATCACCCTCACATACGTACCACAAACACTAGCATCTAAAATACTCTGAAAagttccataatttaaaaaatttaactttattgaagacagagtttctcaaacttttgaccACAAAACATTATCAAATCTTCCACAGAACCAGTGTCCCTAAGAACATACTGGAAAAGTTATGGCTTTGCAAAAAGTTCTCCAAATAATCAGACTTTCAATTAAATCAGAAGGAAGATTACAAGGTGtggaaacacaaaaatacaaaccttCAGGTGAAGTTTCTGAAGAATCCGAGTGAGCAACCGTGGAAATCTTCCTATATCTATTGCATTGATCAGTGACACTGCTTTCTTCAtgctaaagaaaattataaaacaaagttGTAAAATGAGCTTTCCTAGTTGAACTGTACTTTCTATAGTTATCTTAAGTTTTCATTCCAACAACTCTGATTGCTGTATGGTAAATCTgagtgaaataaagaaaaacagatgacAGCCAGCAAAAAGGGCAGGGCAACCTGAACATTTCCAAAAAGATGCCCCCAAAATTACTTCTGCTGAAAAGGTCCATTTGGCaaattttctcttgcttttggGCAAACCAAAGTACTAGGGAAAGCTTGTACTCTGCAGCGGAAGAGCATTAATCTAGTAGAGTGTTTATATAACCACTTAACCCAAAAACGGAACTCTGAAAGTGGTGGGAGGAGAGGAATAGCAATTATGGCAATTACACCAAAAACTTAAAGAATACTACAAGGCAAGTAACTTTTCAAATACTATGTACAAAATCATTTGGGGTCACTAAGgacatagttattttaaaacccTCTTTCGATTGTAATAATTAACTTCGTTATTACAATAATCATcaattttgagatagggtctc
Coding sequences:
- the COMMD10 gene encoding COMM domain-containing protein 10 isoform X2, which codes for MAVPAALILRESPSMKKAVSLINAIDIGRFPRLLTRILQKLHLKAESSFSEEEEEKLQVAFSLEKQDLHLVLETISFILEQAVYHNVKPAALQQQLENIHLRQDKAEAFVNTWSSMGQETVEKFRQRILAPYKLETVGWQLNLQMAHSAQAKLKSPQAVLQLGVNNEDSKSLEKVLVEFSHEELFDFYNKLETIQAQLDSLT
- the COMMD10 gene encoding COMM domain-containing protein 10 isoform X1, whose protein sequence is MAVPAALILRESPSMKKAVSLINAIDIGRFPRLLTRILQKLHLKAESSFSEEEEEKLQVAFSLEKQDLHLVLETISFILEQAVYHNVKPAALQQQLENIHLRQDKAEAFVNTWSSMGQETVEKFRQRILAPYKLETVGWQLNLQMAHSAQAKLKSPQAVLQLGVNNEDSKGLVMLPRLVFNSWAQAILPSIWDYRAWRKFLWNSVTRSCLISITS